AAGGAAGAGACAGGCTGTTTGACAGGGTCCCCATAAGGATGGACGTACACAGCTATAGGAGGGAATATGCAAGAGAGCGTTACAGAGAAGTTGAGCGTGAGATAAGTCGTGAGAGAAAGCTTTTCGACAGAGTTGAGGATCTCGTTCGTAGTAGGCTTACAAGGCTCTATCCTGACAGGTTTAGAGAAATTGGCGAAAGACAACTTACTCGTGAACTCACAAGAGCTGATGGGCTTTATCATCGCAGTGATGGTAGGGAGTTTGACCGCCTGGCATTGTGGGAAGTTTCAAACGACTTGGGACATAATCGAATTGACGTTGTTGCAAGACACTATCTGGATTAAGCGAATAAAGGCTCAAGAAAGTGGATAAAAAAACAGGGGGTATATTGATATATCCCCCCTGTTTTTTGTGCGTCTACAGGACCTTATTTGCGTTTCAAGGCTATTCTTGTGGGGTAGTGCAGTAAAAAAGGTTGCCTTTGTATCTTGCCTGTAGAATCTTGCCGTTTTCAAAAACAAATTCAACGTTGCACTTATCAGCAAGTTTCTTGATTATTCCCTGCTCAAATTCGTCGAACCTGTACCCTTCCATTGCTCTTGCTGTGAAATAACCCAGAAGGTACATTGCTTCTTCACGTGTAAACTCAATTGTTAGCTTTTTCACTCTCTTTTACCCCCTTTACGAGACTGAGATATTCTTTGTACAATCTGTCAATACGTTCTGTATCGTCAGGTTGTACGTTTTTGAGTTTTTCGTAGAGATTATGAAACAACAGGTTCTCTGCTGTTCCAATAGGGTATTTCTTTCTTTCCGCGTGGACTAGCCTTTTCAGTTGGTTTAGCTTTACGTTCCGGATCTTGCTCAGTAGGTCTTCGACGATATTTTCAATCTGTTTTGCTTCGTCTTCTTCGATGTAGAAGCATAGTTGTTTGATTTCAAGTAGCCTCTGAATAAGTTCCTGCTTTGTTAACATTCCTTGTCACCCTTCCCCTTTTCAGTCTTTTTTATTTTGTCGTATTCTGATTCGAACTTTCTCAGTTGGTCAGCTCTGCCGTAACGTATGCGTCGAGGATTTAGCATGAATCGTCCACGGCCTATTTTAATCAACAAATCTTTCTCGATTAGCTTTTTGATTGCAAGATGGTATTGCTTTTTTGACATGTCGATGTTTCCTTTGATGTCGTATTCGTATGAAAGTGCAAACGTGTAGTTGTTAAACGAGATTTTGTGTTGTACAATGTATGAGAGAATTCGCATTGCTGATTTTGCAAGGTCTTTATCTTCCATTATGAGTTTGATAGAAATGAATGGAAGTTTGACAAAGTCTGTGTCTTCAAAATCATGTCCGATCAGTATGAAAGTTTGTACTTCGCCTGTTTCAGGGTCGACCATTTTTTTGTACCCTATCTTC
The nucleotide sequence above comes from Caldicellulosiruptor bescii DSM 6725. Encoded proteins:
- a CDS encoding replication/maintenance protein RepL, which produces MKKIGYKKMVDPETGEVQTFILIGHDFEDTDFVKLPFISIKLIMEDKDLAKSAMRILSYIVQHKISFNNYTFALSYEYDIKGNIDMSKKQYHLAIKKLIEKDLLIKIGRGRFMLNPRRIRYGRADQLRKFESEYDKIKKTEKGKGDKEC